A genomic window from Sorex araneus isolate mSorAra2 chromosome 2, mSorAra2.pri, whole genome shotgun sequence includes:
- the LOC129402363 gene encoding olfactory receptor 14J1-like — MDNFTESGFLLMGFSDTPETEIFYACLFLLLYLLALAGNMLIITTTSLDDSLQSPMYFFLKHLSFLDLCYISVTVPRFIYNSFTHRGNISLWQCILQCFALLTCSSAEMAMLTVMSYDRYVAICLPLRYEIIMDIRTCVHGVTGVWVSGTLSGVMHTAATFSIHFCGPRMIHQFFCDIPQLLKLSCSTEFMSEIDVTLFTALLAFLCFLFIGFSYVHIFSSVLRMPSAEGRAKAFSTCLPHLVVVILFLSAGAIEYFKPHSNSPSALDMLLTIMYSVVPPALNPVIYSLRNRTIKLALRKVFQRRKEALTSIHLLLREKFNI; from the coding sequence ATGGATAATTTCACGGAGAGTGGGTTTCTTCTCATGGGCTTTTCTGATACGCCTGAGACAGAAATCTTCTATGCTTGCCTATTCCTCCTTCTCTACTTGTTGGCTTTAGCGggcaacatgctcatcatcaccaccacgtccctggatgacagtctccagtcccccatgtatttcttcctgaagcatctctcctttcTGGATCTCTGCTATATTTCAGTGACTGTGCCGAGATTCATTTACAACTCTTTCACTCATCGTGGAAATATTTCCCTCTGGCAGTGCATATTGCAGTGCTTTGCTTTGCTAACCTGTAGTTCTGCCGAGATGGCCATGCTCAcggtgatgtcctatgaccgctacgtggccatctgccttCCCCTGCGCTATGAAATCATCATGGACAtcagaacctgtgtccatggAGTCACGGGCGTCTGGGTCAGTGGGACCCTGTCTGGAGTCATGCATACggcagctactttctccatccaCTTCTGTGGCCCCCGAATGattcaccagttcttctgtgacaTCCCCCAGCTCCTGAAACTCTCCTGCTCTACTGAATTTATGAGTGAAATAGACGTCACTCTCTTTACAGCCTTGCTGGCGTTTCTTTGTTTCCTGTTTATTGGGTTCTCCTACGTGCACATATTCTCttctgtgctgaggatgccatctgcggagggcagagccaaggccttTTCCACTTGCCTCCCCCACCTTGTTGTTGTCATATTGTTCCTTTCTGCAGGTGCTATCGAGTATTTCAAGCCTCATTCTAACTCTCCAAGTGCTTTGGACATGTTGCTCACTATTATGTATTCAGTAGTTCCCCCAGCATTGAATCCAGTGATCTATAGCCTAAGAAACAGAACCATCAAGTTAGCTCTGAGAAAGGTGtttcaaagaaggaaggaagcactTACTTCCATTCACTTACTATTGCGTGAAAAGTTCAACATATAA
- the LOC101553658 gene encoding olfactory receptor 14J1-like: MSGFLLLGFSAKPELEIFYASLFLLLYLLALAGNMLIITTTSLDDGLQSPMYFFLKHLSLLDLCYISMTVPRFIYNSFTHSGNISLWECIVQIFVFTLCAVAEMAMLTVMSYDHYVAICLPLHYDVIMDVRTCVQGVVGVWVSGAISGVMHTAATFSIHFCGPRVIHQFFCDIPQLLRLSCSKEYLGEVGVTAFVAFLSLLCFLFIGFSYVHIFSSVLRMPSAEGRARAFSTCLPHLVVVLLFISTSFF; encoded by the coding sequence ATGAGTGGGTTTCTTCTCCTGGGGTTTTCTGCCAAGCCTGAACTAGAAATCTTTTATGCTTCTCTGTTCCTCCTTCTCTACTTGTTGGCTTTAGCtggcaacatgctcatcatcacaaccacgtccctggatgacggtctccagtcccccatgtatttcttcctgaagcatctctcccTTCTGGATCTCTGCTACATTTCCATGACTGTGCCGAGATTCATTTACAACTCTTTCACGCACAGTGGGAATATTTCCCTCTGGGAATGCATTGTGCAGATCTTTGTGttcaccctctgtgctgttgctgaGATGGCTATGCTCACGGTGATGTCCTATGACCATTACGTGGCCATCTGCCTTCCCCTGCACTATGACGTCATCATGGACGTCAGAACCTGTGTCCAAGGAGTTGTAGGCGTCTGGGTGAGTGGGGCCATCTCTGGAGTCATGCATACggcagctactttctccatccaCTTCTGTGGTCCCCGTGTCATTCATCAGTTCTTCTGTGacatcccccagctcctgagactCTCCTGCTCCAAGGAGTATCTGGGTGAGGTCGGTGTCACTGCCTTCGTGGCTTTCCTGTCACTCCTTTGTTTCCTGTTTATTGGGTTCTCCTACGTGCACATATTCTCttctgtgctgaggatgccatctgcggagggcagagccagggcctTTTCCACTTGCCTCCCCCACCTTGTTGTtgtcttattatttatttctactagttttttttga
- the LOC101553399 gene encoding olfactory receptor 14J1-like has translation MENVTASGFLLMGFSAKPELEVFYASLFLVLYLLALTGNILIILSISMDQSLKKSPMYFFLKHLSFLDLCYISVTVPRFICNSFIHRGNISLWECMAQCFTLTLCAIAEMAMLTVMSYDRYVAICLPLRYDVIMNVRTCVHGVTSVWISGTVSGVMHTAATFSIHFCGPRVIHQFFCDIPQLLKLSCSNDYIREVGVSVFFTLLSFGCIIFIGCSYVQIFSSVLRMPSAEADLRLFPLASPTLLLSSYLLLQVSLSF, from the coding sequence ATGGAGAATGTCACTGCCAGTGGGTTTCTTCTCATGGGCTTTTCTGCAAAGCCCGAGCTGGAAGTCTTCTATGCTTCTCTGTTCTTGGTCTTATACTTGTTGGCTTTAACTGGAAATATTCTCATAATCCTCTCGATTTCCATGGATCAGAGTCTCAAAAAGTCACCCATGTATTttttcctgaagcatctctcctttTTGGATCTCTGCTATATTTCTGTGACTGTCCCAAGATTCATTTGTAATTCTTTCATACACCGTGGAAATATTTCCCTCTGGGAATGCATGGCGCAATGTTTTACTCtcactctctgtgctattgcagAGATGGCCATGCTCACAGTGATGTCCTATgatcgctatgtggccatctgccttCCCCTGCGCTATGATGTCATCATGAACgtcagaacctgtgtccatggGGTCACCAGTGTCTGGATCAGTGGAACCGTCTCTGGAGTCATGCATACggcagctactttctccatccaCTTCTGTGGTCCCCGTGTCATTCATCAGTTCTTCTGCGATATCCCTCAGCTCCTGAAACTCTCCTGCTCTAATGACTACATCAGGGAGGTTGGGGTCTCAGTCTTCTTCACTCTGTTGTCGTTTGGCTGTATCATCTTTATTGGTTGCTCCTACGTGCAAATTTTTTCttctgtgctgaggatgccatctgcAGAGGCAGATCTAAGGCTTTTTCCACTTGCCTCCCCCACCTTGTTGTTGTCATCTTATTTGCTTCTACAGGtttctttgagtttttaa
- the LOC101554189 gene encoding olfactory receptor 14J1-like translates to MLWRNMTNFTMSGFLLMGFSTKPELEIFYACLFLVLYLLALAGNMLIITTTSLDDSLQSPMYFFLKHLSLLDLCYISVTVPRFIYNSFIHSGNISLWECIVQVFAFTLCAVAETAMLTMMSYHRYVAICLPLHYDVIMDVRTCVHGVAGVWVSGTISGVMHTAATFSIHFCGPHVIHQFFCDIPQLLRLSCSNEYLGEIGVTAFVAFLALLCFLFIGFSYVHIFSSVLRMPSAEGRAKAFSTCLPHLAVVILFLSTCAFEYFKPHSGSPSASDIFLTILYTVVPPTFNPMIYSLRNKAIKLAISKVFQRKFIIRNHFLVFSH, encoded by the exons ATGCTATGGAGGAA TATGACAAATTTCACCATGAGTGGGTTTCTCCTCATGGGGTTTTCTACCAAGCCTGAGCTAGAAATCTTCTATGCTTGTCTGTTCCTCGTTCTCTACTTGTTGGCTTTAGCtggcaacatgctcatcatcaccaccacgtccctggatgacagtctccagtcccccatgtatttcttcctgaagcatctctcccTTCTGGATCTCTGCTACATTTCCGTGACTGTGCCGAGATTCATTTACAACTCTTTCATACACAGTGGGAATATTTCCCTCTGGGAATGCATCGTGCAGGTCTTTGCTttcaccctctgtgctgttgctgaGACGGCCATGCTCACAATGATGTCCTATcaccgctacgtggccatctgccttCCATTGCACTATGACGTCATCATGGACgtcagaacctgtgtccatggAGTGGCCGGTGTCTGGGTGAGTGGAACCATCTCTGGAGTCATGCATACggcagctactttctccatccaCTTCTGTGGTCCCCATGtcattcaccagttcttctgtgacatcccccagctcctgagactCTCCTGCTCCAATGAGTATCTGGGTGAGATCGGTGTCACTGCCTTTGTGGCTTTCCTGGCACttctttgtttcttgtttatTGGGTTCTCCTACGTGCACATATTCTCttctgtgctgaggatgccatctgcggagggcagagccaaggccttttccacctgcctcccccacctcgcTGTAGTCATATTGTTTCTTTCTACATGTGCCTTTGAGTATTTCAAGCCTCATTCTGGCTCTCCATCTGCTTCAGACATTTTTCTTACTATTCTTTACACAGTTGTTCCCCCAACATTCAATCCAATGATCTATAGTCTGCGAAATAAAGCTATCAAGTTGGCTATAAGTAAGGTTTTTCAAAGAAAA TTTATCATACGTAACCATTTTTTGGTGTTCAGCCATTGA